A part of Campylobacter ureolyticus ACS-301-V-Sch3b genomic DNA contains:
- a CDS encoding DUF3137 domain-containing protein, which produces MKLIELEKERKNILKKRLITRFYLFFITFCIVGATYLTFVSSVMFFTFKDWYKISYFSKFMIIFIFFIILILTYLRYCKSYKRLISLKFRQNFKEFYLKPFIEKKGFKYEMKRHIKADIIEHCGLFPMFNDEGGNDLISGEINGVKFKFSDIILQDYIEPPEVEGRISMFYYSLSYLFYSKNFRYEDWRLHKYTGLFFVADFNKTITSKTFIMSNRKPKSSIKLKKVLTDNYEFNKNFKIYTDDIINAMYILSPALMESIIKIKNRFNVPLNLSFLETKIYITIDTNKDNFEPNLDENLITKNPAKKILNDLNTILQIVEILSLNKNIFKF; this is translated from the coding sequence ATGAAATTAATAGAACTAGAAAAAGAGCGAAAAAATATACTTAAAAAAAGACTTATTACTAGATTTTATCTATTTTTTATAACCTTTTGTATAGTTGGTGCAACTTACCTTACTTTTGTAAGTTCGGTTATGTTTTTTACCTTTAAAGATTGGTATAAAATTTCATATTTTTCAAAATTTATGATAATTTTTATATTTTTTATAATTTTAATTTTAACATATTTAAGATATTGCAAAAGCTATAAAAGACTTATTTCACTTAAATTTAGACAAAATTTTAAAGAATTTTATCTTAAGCCTTTTATCGAAAAAAAAGGTTTTAAATATGAGATGAAAAGACATATTAAAGCTGATATTATTGAACATTGTGGGCTTTTTCCGATGTTTAATGATGAGGGTGGAAATGATTTAATAAGTGGTGAAATCAATGGAGTTAAGTTTAAATTTAGTGATATTATTTTGCAAGATTATATAGAACCACCAGAAGTTGAAGGTAGAATTTCTATGTTTTATTATAGTTTAAGTTATTTGTTTTATTCTAAAAATTTTCGCTATGAAGATTGGAGGCTTCATAAATATACAGGACTTTTTTTCGTGGCTGATTTTAATAAAACAATAACTTCAAAAACTTTTATAATGTCAAACAGAAAACCAAAGTCAAGCATAAAACTTAAAAAAGTATTAACTGATAATTATGAATTTAATAAAAACTTTAAAATTTATACTGATGATATTATAAATGCAATGTATATTTTAAGTCCTGCGTTAATGGAAAGTATAATAAAAATTAAAAATCGTTTTAATGTTCCTTTAAATTTAAGCTTTTTGGAAACTAAAATTTATATTACAATAGATACTAATAAAGATAATTTTGAACCAAATTTAGATGAAAATCTCATCACAAAAAATCCAGCTAAAAAAATACTAAACGACTTAAACACAATTCTGCAAATAGTCGAAATTTTATCTTTGAATAAAAATATATTTAAATTTTGA
- a CDS encoding DUF3137 domain-containing protein, with the protein MNDIKNLENKRLAILSDLKMVLLFLSGLAVLAFTYLYFSSDDFLFSLFIPSFCAIFLYQTYRNFAVKNFNYEFKNKLLREIITKISPNLNYFPNEFIDKKEFYYPNIYKIADLYSGNDLIEGKFKGVNIKLSDLFLQEEIITYDEKGNETVRYETIFKGIFFIADFNKTFTSKTYVLSNKTAFLKRFGNRAYMDDVEFEKSFKTFTNDQINARYILTPNFMERVLKIKNYFKKELNFAFLDSKIYIYLEFNYDSFEPKLHNSLIGKNSILEIYEKDILEILNLVQELNLNNRIWTRG; encoded by the coding sequence ATGAATGATATAAAAAACCTTGAAAATAAGAGATTAGCCATTTTAAGCGACCTTAAAATGGTACTTTTGTTTTTAAGTGGTTTGGCTGTTTTAGCTTTTACCTATCTTTATTTTTCATCAGATGATTTTTTATTTTCACTTTTTATTCCTAGCTTTTGCGCTATTTTTTTGTATCAAACATATAGAAATTTTGCTGTAAAAAATTTTAATTACGAGTTTAAAAACAAACTTTTAAGAGAGATTATCACTAAAATTAGCCCAAATTTGAACTATTTTCCAAATGAATTTATAGATAAAAAAGAGTTTTACTATCCAAATATTTATAAAATTGCTGATTTATATAGTGGAAATGACTTGATAGAGGGTAAATTTAAAGGTGTAAATATAAAATTAAGTGATCTGTTTTTACAAGAGGAGATTATAACCTATGATGAAAAAGGAAATGAAACAGTTCGCTATGAAACTATATTTAAAGGGATATTTTTTATAGCCGATTTTAATAAAACTTTTACTTCTAAAACCTATGTTTTATCAAATAAAACTGCATTTTTAAAAAGATTTGGCAATAGAGCATATATGGATGATGTGGAGTTTGAAAAAAGTTTTAAAACATTTACAAATGATCAAATAAATGCAAGATATATTTTAACGCCAAATTTTATGGAAAGAGTTTTAAAAATTAAAAACTATTTTAAAAAAGAGCTTAATTTTGCCTTTTTGGATAGTAAAATTTATATTTATTTGGAGTTTAATTATGATAGTTTTGAGCCAAAACTTCATAACTCTTTAATCGGTAAAAATTCAATTTTAGAAATTTATGAAAAAGATATTTTAGAGATTTTAAATTTAGTACAGGAGCTAAATTTAAATAACAGAATTTGGACAAGAGGATAA
- the queF gene encoding preQ(1) synthase — translation MRYGEKILNEFDPEKDLEIWPNKHKKDYIIKITLPEFTCLCPRSGYPDFATIYLEYIPNEWVVELKAIKLYINSFMNKNISHEDSINEIYDLLDRKLKPKWMKIVGDFNPRGNVHTVIEIDSNLVKKQ, via the coding sequence ATGCGTTATGGTGAAAAAATTTTAAATGAGTTTGATCCAGAAAAAGATCTTGAAATTTGGCCAAATAAACATAAAAAAGATTATATTATAAAGATAACTTTACCTGAGTTTACATGCCTTTGTCCAAGGAGTGGTTATCCAGATTTTGCAACGATTTATTTAGAATATATTCCAAATGAGTGGGTTGTTGAGCTAAAAGCAATTAAACTTTATATAAACTCATTTATGAACAAAAACATAAGCCATGAAGATAGTATAAATGAAATTTATGACCTACTTGATAGAAAATTAAAGCCAAAATGGATGAAAATAGTTGGGGATTTTAACCCAAGAGGCAATGTCCATACAGTTATTGAGATTGATTCAAATTTGGTAAAAAAGCAGTGA
- a CDS encoding LemA family protein produces MNGTLIFVAILVVLLFWLISVYNDLIAKRNQVKNIRAGVFTQLKKRYDLIPNLVSTVKEYLTHEREVLTKVTELRSRAINSHDNKETFDLNSQISKLLGNIQVAIEAYPDLKANENVMHLQATLIEIEEQISAARRAYNSSVMVYNNTIEMFPSNIIANFFKFKKDAFFEIEKDEQTSPNVSELFKK; encoded by the coding sequence ATGAATGGGACTTTGATATTTGTAGCGATTTTAGTTGTTTTACTTTTTTGGTTAATTAGTGTTTATAACGACTTGATAGCCAAAAGAAATCAAGTTAAAAATATCCGCGCAGGTGTATTTACTCAGCTTAAAAAAAGATATGATCTTATACCAAATTTAGTTTCAACTGTAAAAGAGTATTTAACACATGAAAGAGAAGTTTTAACTAAGGTTACTGAACTTAGAAGTAGGGCGATAAACTCACATGATAACAAAGAAACTTTTGATCTGAATTCTCAAATTTCAAAACTTTTAGGAAATATTCAAGTTGCGATTGAAGCTTATCCAGATTTAAAAGCAAATGAAAATGTTATGCATTTACAAGCTACTTTAATTGAGATTGAAGAGCAAATTTCAGCTGCAAGAAGAGCATACAACTCAAGTGTAATGGTTTATAATAACACAATTGAGATGTTTCCAAGTAATATCATCGCAAATTTCTTTAAATTTAAAAAAGATGCATTTTTTGAAATTGAAAAAGATGAACAAACAAGTCCAAATGTTAGTGAGCTTTTCAAAAAATAA
- a CDS encoding DUF3137 domain-containing protein, whose protein sequence is MKIITLNELERERKKVVSKFFMLQIYAFLKVFFVLSFAFLIVLTQFLDLTRLNFITKLFILIPFLIFLIYGFKREYSNLMDKRARVFRSLYKEKYLFPYLKNKNINYKMNAYINATDIVRSRLFKPFTHQRGNDMITGEIEDIRFSFSDLILEKKKDITFENDMRLWAINFLINYFSYRYERDKAHLFTGILFIADFNKNIKSNTFIMSHHAPRDKKGLSLITLDNPKFNDKFKVFSDDIQNAFYLLTPAFMERVLNLQNIFNCEINISFIKTKIYIAINKGFDSFEADINKPIVKQDPAKVILDDLNALFGIVKVLALDKNLWANLDNL, encoded by the coding sequence GTGAAAATCATAACTCTAAATGAACTTGAAAGAGAGCGAAAAAAAGTAGTTTCGAAGTTTTTTATGCTTCAAATTTATGCATTTTTAAAGGTATTTTTTGTTTTATCTTTTGCATTTTTGATAGTTTTAACTCAGTTTTTAGACCTTACAAGACTAAATTTTATAACTAAATTATTTATACTTATCCCATTTTTAATATTTTTAATTTATGGATTTAAAAGAGAATATTCAAATTTAATGGATAAAAGAGCAAGAGTTTTTAGAAGTTTATATAAAGAAAAATACCTTTTTCCATATCTAAAAAATAAAAATATAAATTATAAAATGAATGCTTATATCAATGCTACAGATATTGTTAGAAGTAGGCTTTTTAAACCATTTACTCACCAAAGAGGAAATGATATGATAACGGGAGAAATAGAAGATATTAGATTTAGTTTTAGTGATTTGATTTTAGAAAAGAAAAAAGATATTACTTTTGAGAATGACATGCGCCTTTGGGCAATTAATTTTTTGATAAATTATTTTTCTTACCGCTATGAAAGAGATAAAGCTCACCTTTTTACAGGCATTTTGTTTATTGCTGACTTTAATAAAAACATCAAATCAAATACTTTTATTATGTCTCATCACGCTCCAAGAGATAAAAAAGGGCTTAGTCTAATAACCCTTGATAATCCAAAATTTAACGATAAATTCAAAGTCTTTAGCGATGACATTCAAAACGCATTTTATCTTTTAACTCCAGCATTTATGGAAAGAGTTTTAAATTTGCAAAATATTTTTAATTGTGAAATTAATATTAGCTTCATAAAAACTAAAATTTATATCGCCATAAACAAAGGCTTTGATAGTTTTGAGGCTGATATTAACAAGCCCATTGTAAAGCAAGACCCGGCAAAAGTTATTTTAGATGATTTAAACGCACTTTTTGGTATTGTTAAGGTCTTAGCACTTGATAAAAATTTATGGGCAAATTTGGATAATTTATGA
- the typA gene encoding translational GTPase TypA, with protein MKDIRNIAVIAHVDHGKTTMVDQLLKQSGTFDAHKEVGDRVMDSGDIERERGITILSKNTAIIYKDTKINIIDTPGHADFGGEVERVLKMVDGVLLLVDAQEGVMPQTKFVVKKALSFGLKPIVVINKIDKPAADPDRVINEIFDLFVALDANDEQLEFVTVYAAARDGYAKLNLDDENKDMTPLFETILANVPKPSGSDDNPLQLQVFTLDYDNYVGKIGIARIFNGKISKNQNVMQVRADGTKLTGRISKLIGFLGLNRLDIDEASCGDIVAIAGFEALGVGDSIVDPNNPMPLEELHIEEPTISVIFSVNDGPLAGTEGKSVTSNKIEERLQNEMKTNIAMRYENIGEGKFRVSGRGELQITILAESMRREGFEFLLGRPEVIVKEINGVKCEPFENLVIDCPDEFTGIIIEKLGKKRAEMKVMSPTGDGQTRLEFEIPARGLIGFRSQFLTDTKGEGIMNHSFLEFRPLCGSVERRVNGALVSMENGVALAYSLWNLQERGVLFIEPQAKVYTGMIIGEHSRPNDLDVNPIKGKNLTNVRASGSDDAIKLVPPRILTLERALEWIEEDELVEVTPKNIRVRKRYLDPTIRKRMAKKLG; from the coding sequence TTGAAAGATATTAGAAATATAGCTGTAATTGCGCACGTTGATCACGGCAAAACTACAATGGTAGATCAGCTTTTAAAACAATCAGGTACATTTGATGCCCACAAAGAAGTTGGCGATAGAGTCATGGATAGTGGCGATATTGAAAGAGAAAGAGGCATTACGATTTTAAGTAAAAATACCGCCATTATTTATAAAGATACAAAGATAAATATCATTGATACTCCAGGACACGCCGATTTTGGTGGAGAGGTTGAGCGAGTTTTAAAGATGGTTGATGGAGTTTTGCTTTTAGTTGATGCACAAGAAGGTGTTATGCCACAGACTAAATTTGTTGTTAAAAAGGCACTTTCTTTTGGTCTTAAACCAATTGTTGTTATTAATAAAATCGACAAACCAGCAGCCGATCCAGATAGAGTAATAAATGAAATATTTGACCTTTTTGTAGCTCTTGATGCAAATGATGAACAACTAGAGTTTGTTACAGTTTATGCAGCTGCAAGAGATGGTTATGCAAAGTTAAATTTAGATGATGAAAACAAAGATATGACACCACTTTTTGAGACAATTTTAGCAAATGTTCCAAAGCCAAGTGGAAGTGATGACAATCCTTTACAACTTCAAGTTTTTACTCTTGATTATGACAACTATGTCGGTAAAATCGGTATTGCAAGGATATTTAACGGTAAAATTAGCAAAAATCAAAATGTTATGCAAGTAAGAGCTGATGGCACAAAACTAACAGGTAGAATTTCAAAACTAATTGGCTTTTTAGGACTTAATAGACTAGATATTGATGAAGCAAGCTGTGGTGATATCGTAGCAATTGCTGGATTTGAAGCTTTGGGAGTTGGAGATAGTATAGTTGATCCAAACAATCCAATGCCACTTGAAGAACTTCATATCGAAGAGCCAACAATTAGCGTAATTTTTAGTGTAAATGACGGACCACTTGCTGGAACTGAGGGCAAAAGTGTAACTTCAAATAAAATAGAAGAGAGACTTCAAAACGAGATGAAAACAAACATCGCTATGCGTTATGAAAACATTGGCGAGGGTAAATTTAGAGTTAGTGGAAGAGGCGAGTTACAGATTACAATTTTAGCTGAAAGTATGAGAAGAGAGGGATTTGAATTTTTACTAGGTCGCCCTGAGGTTATTGTAAAAGAGATAAATGGTGTTAAATGTGAGCCTTTTGAAAATTTAGTTATTGATTGTCCTGATGAATTTACTGGTATTATTATCGAAAAACTTGGTAAAAAAAGAGCTGAGATGAAAGTTATGAGTCCAACAGGTGATGGACAAACAAGATTAGAGTTTGAAATTCCAGCTCGTGGATTGATTGGATTTAGAAGTCAGTTTTTAACAGATACCAAGGGTGAGGGTATAATGAACCATAGCTTTTTAGAGTTTCGCCCACTTTGTGGAAGTGTTGAAAGACGGGTAAATGGAGCTTTGGTAAGTATGGAAAATGGTGTTGCACTAGCTTATAGTTTGTGGAATTTACAAGAAAGAGGAGTTTTATTTATTGAACCTCAAGCCAAAGTTTATACAGGAATGATAATTGGCGAACACAGCCGTCCAAATGACCTTGATGTAAATCCTATAAAAGGTAAGAATTTAACCAACGTTAGAGCAAGTGGAAGTGATGATGCTATAAAACTAGTCCCACCAAGAATTCTAACACTTGAAAGAGCGCTGGAATGGATAGAAGAAGATGAACTTGTTGAAGTAACTCCTAAAAATATCCGTGTTAGAAAACGCTATTTAGATCCAACTATTAGAAAAAGAATGGCTAAAAAATTAGGTTAA